TTGAGCTTCTCAAGCTTATCTTTATGCCCTTTATACTCAATCAAAATAGGATATTTGGCGAGAGTCTTGTCCTGTAAAAGGAGCTTTGCATCTGGGCGATTTCCGCCAGTTCCGCCACTTTTACTCGCATATTCAAACAGGGCGTTATCTATATCACTGTTAAGACTTTCCTGCTCCAGCTTATAAGGAAGTCCATAAGATTTAAGCCATCCATTGCCTAATTCTGCAATTTTTGGCTCAATCGATTGCTTAGACGATCCTGCCCTTTTCTTCTTTAAAGGCTGTTGGCTGTTGGCTGTTGGCTGTTGGCTGTTGGCTGTTGGCTGTTGGCTGTTGGCTGTTGGCTGTTGGCTGTTGGCTGTTGGCTGTTGGCTGTTCTCTAACACGCTATGCGCTCCATAATGTCTAGGTCTTTTTAAGACAATTTTAAAAAATTTATTTTTTAATTCGAGGTGCTGGTAACCGCGAGGGCGGCGGCATCTGGATCAACAGGTTTATTGGCTTTGCCTGAATCATCAGAACTATCGCCAGAGTCACTGCTTGAATCATCACTTGAATCTCCGCTAGAAGCACTTCCAGAGGCGTTTGCGGATTTATCTCCCGGGTCTGGAGCGTAATCTTTACTCAAATCGGGTGCTGGCTGAGCCGTTTTTTCTTCGGGCTGTTCATCGCCGAGATAATCTGTAATCCCCTGCTGAACCTGTGGCACTTGTGGGAGTTTCTTTGCTTTAGGCTTTGGCGATTTATCGGGTTTTGCAGGTGACTGCGCCACGAACGGATCTGCGGTTTTTCCTTGCGCCTGTGCTTTGGCGAGCTGGGCAGCTTCTGCCTCCGCCTCTTTCTCCGCTTTGCGTTCCTTGCTGGTCATTTTCTTTTTAGAAGGCGGATGAATCTGCACGCCAAAGCGTTTTTGCGTTGAATCTGTCCATAATTTCAAATCCTTCAAATCATCTTTAAAAAGCTGATTGAGGGCAATGGATTCATCGCTGACGTAAAAAGGCGTCTCTCCCCAGCCATCAAAAGGAAAAAACCAATCCTCCCACCAAGGGCTTTCAATATGGGTGCGCACCACATGCGCAATATTGGAAAGTGCCTCTTTTTCGCTATCCACTTTGCGCATTTGATAGCGCAAAATCACCCGCTCATCTTCTTTTAAGTCTGGAAATTCCAAAAGCTGGGCAGCAACATATTGTAAATCCGCCGCCTCACGGTTTTCTTTCTTGAGATGATTGAGAAAAGGGCCATTCA
The genomic region above belongs to Acetobacteraceae bacterium and contains:
- a CDS encoding intracellular growth attenuator family protein, whose protein sequence is MDCLDDPALFFFKGCWLLAVGCWLLAVGCWLLAVGCWLLAVGCWLFSNTLCAP